One genomic region from Leptolyngbyaceae cyanobacterium JSC-12 encodes:
- a CDS encoding serine/threonine protein kinase (IMG reference gene:2510097510~PFAM: Protein kinase domain), translating to MPGQILGNRYQVERQLGKQTGRWTLLTRDLQTQERVIVKLIFIDERLEPDDLKLFEREVEILKSLSHPSIPRYIGYFEQELPNAKALALIQTYVEGRSLEQCLQQGRLFTEAETKQVAKALLGILSYLHGRTPPIIHRDIKPSNILLANRQLYLVDFGSVKRVSGNDTTAFTVVGTYGYMPPEQFSGRAVPSSDLYSLGATLLALVTGTHPSSLVRSGTKVDFSQISQISPEFADWLSWLYEANLERRAKSAQEALQALDHGRPSPPPTAPAIAPPVRKPADTKITLSKDPTFLEITIPSRMGQIQLQIDQYQITLSSKKLGIPAGRAPVSARKDIHRLEYQKPAAPFPPGGEEDPHITIWAGEQKYELRGTPPLTKPELDWLAYELSSWLQLPIS from the coding sequence ATGCCAGGTCAAATTTTAGGCAATCGCTACCAGGTAGAGCGCCAACTTGGTAAACAAACAGGACGCTGGACGCTGCTAACCCGTGACCTGCAAACTCAAGAGCGGGTCATTGTGAAACTAATTTTTATAGACGAGCGATTAGAGCCGGATGACCTGAAACTGTTTGAGCGGGAAGTAGAGATTCTAAAATCCCTGTCCCATCCTTCTATTCCCCGCTACATTGGCTACTTTGAGCAAGAACTACCCAATGCTAAGGCACTGGCATTAATTCAAACCTATGTGGAGGGGCGATCGCTGGAACAATGCCTCCAGCAAGGACGGTTATTCACTGAAGCCGAAACTAAACAGGTTGCCAAGGCTCTGCTCGGAATTTTGTCCTACCTGCACGGACGCACTCCGCCCATTATCCACCGTGATATCAAACCCAGCAATATTCTGCTTGCCAATCGTCAACTTTACCTGGTGGATTTTGGCTCTGTGAAACGAGTCTCTGGCAACGATACCACAGCCTTTACGGTAGTCGGCACCTACGGCTATATGCCACCAGAACAATTCAGCGGACGAGCGGTTCCGTCCTCTGACCTTTACAGCCTGGGCGCAACCTTGCTGGCACTGGTTACCGGAACTCACCCCTCCAGTCTGGTGCGTTCAGGGACCAAAGTGGATTTCAGCCAAATTTCCCAAATCAGTCCCGAGTTTGCTGATTGGCTGAGTTGGTTATACGAAGCAAACTTAGAGCGTCGCGCTAAATCAGCGCAGGAAGCATTGCAGGCGTTAGACCACGGACGCCCTAGTCCCCCGCCTACTGCCCCAGCGATCGCCCCCCCTGTCCGCAAACCCGCCGATACCAAAATTACCCTCAGCAAAGACCCTACCTTTTTAGAAATCACCATCCCCTCCCGCATGGGGCAAATCCAACTGCAAATCGACCAGTACCAGATCACGCTCTCCAGCAAGAAGCTAGGTATTCCGGCGGGGCGTGCTCCCGTTTCTGCCCGCAAAGATATTCATCGCCTGGAATATCAGAAGCCAGCCGCACCCTTTCCCCCAGGTGGCGAAGAAGATCCCCACATTACTATTTGGGCAGGCGAGCAGAAATATGAGTTACGCGGCACCCCACCTCTCACTAAACCCGAACTCGATTGGCTTGCCTACGAACTCTCCAGTTGGCTGCAGTTGCCGATTAGCTAA
- a CDS encoding monoamine oxidase (IMG reference gene:2510097511~PFAM: Flavin containing amine oxidoreductase), whose amino-acid sequence MSQSVDVLVIGAGIAGLAAASKLRAAGRGVVVLEARDRIGGRIATDRTWNVPIELGATWLHGTEDNPLMALVRQFNLKTQQTDYDNYWLYDTKGKLVPDNIQNELEDCLDDVLEELDALREHLEDGDEDDISLQDALEIVLSHWKLSLSQRRELDYAIAAEIEHEYAADSCELSCYYWDEGEQFEGDDCLFPNGYDQLVEHLASGLDIRLQHIVQQIAYSDVGVEVQCDRATLQATHAVITLPLGVLKSDAVTFSPALPTRKQTAIRRLGMGTLNKLVLLFPSIFWQDEAEVLGCIPTTRGEWVEFYNLHPVTGQPILVGFNAGNYARTVETWTDEETIAAAMQVLRRVYGAAVPAPLKALVTRWTADPFSQGAYSFIAKGASPKDIEALAKPVGNRLFFAGEATSRQYAATVHGALLSGWREADRINNLH is encoded by the coding sequence ATGTCGCAGTCTGTAGACGTTCTTGTGATTGGTGCGGGCATTGCTGGACTGGCAGCCGCGAGTAAACTCCGGGCAGCGGGGCGAGGGGTGGTAGTACTGGAAGCCCGCGATCGCATTGGCGGTAGAATCGCGACTGATCGCACCTGGAACGTTCCAATTGAACTGGGCGCAACCTGGTTGCACGGCACAGAAGACAATCCATTGATGGCTCTGGTGCGCCAATTCAACCTGAAAACCCAACAAACCGATTACGATAATTACTGGCTGTACGACACCAAGGGCAAACTAGTGCCAGATAACATCCAAAATGAGCTAGAAGACTGCCTGGACGACGTATTGGAAGAACTGGATGCCCTGCGAGAGCACCTGGAAGATGGCGATGAGGACGATATTTCGTTACAAGACGCGTTGGAAATTGTGCTTAGCCACTGGAAATTGTCGCTCAGTCAGCGGCGGGAACTGGATTACGCGATCGCGGCTGAAATTGAACACGAGTATGCCGCCGATAGCTGTGAACTTTCTTGCTATTACTGGGATGAAGGTGAGCAGTTTGAAGGTGATGACTGCCTGTTTCCCAATGGCTATGATCAGTTAGTTGAGCACCTGGCATCTGGATTAGATATTCGCCTGCAACACATCGTTCAGCAAATTGCTTATAGCGATGTGGGGGTTGAAGTGCAATGCGATCGCGCCACGCTTCAGGCAACCCACGCAGTGATTACCCTTCCCCTCGGTGTGCTCAAATCGGATGCTGTAACATTCTCGCCAGCCCTGCCAACTCGCAAGCAAACTGCCATTCGTCGCCTGGGTATGGGAACACTCAACAAGCTGGTTTTGCTCTTCCCCTCCATATTTTGGCAGGATGAAGCCGAGGTTTTGGGATGTATTCCCACGACCAGAGGCGAATGGGTGGAGTTTTACAACCTGCATCCAGTAACAGGGCAGCCCATCTTGGTGGGATTCAATGCGGGCAACTACGCTCGCACAGTGGAAACCTGGACAGATGAGGAAACCATTGCTGCCGCTATGCAGGTATTAAGAAGGGTCTACGGTGCTGCGGTACCTGCTCCTTTGAAGGCTCTGGTGACTCGTTGGACCGCAGACCCTTTTTCTCAGGGGGCTTATTCATTTATTGCCAAAGGTGCCTCTCCTAAGGATATCGAAGCGCTGGCAAAGCCTGTGGGGAATCGCCTATTTTTTGCTGGAGAAGCTACCTCCCGCCAGTATGCCGCCACCGTACATGGAGCATTGCTTTCGGGTTGGCGCGAAGCAGACCGAATCAACAATCTTCACTAA
- a CDS encoding putative metalloprotease (IMG reference gene:2510097512~PFAM: Putative neutral zinc metallopeptidase) — protein MRWEFGRRSDNVEDRRGGRVAGPVVGGGIGVVLLALVVSFLGGDPSVLLEQANNPPASQQPAGTPPREDKTAQLVSTVLADTEDTWNRIFREQLGADYQEPKLVLFSSAIKSACGYAQSAAGPFYCPRDEKVYIDLDFFRELSTRHKAPGDFAQAYVIAHEVGHHVQKELGVLGKVNQLQQQVSQTQGNQLQVRVELQADCLAGVWAHHTRNSKNIQLEQGDIEEGLNAASQIGDDTLQKQARGYVVPESFTHGSSAQRVRWFQRGIQTGDIRQCDTFNARNL, from the coding sequence ATGCGTTGGGAGTTTGGGCGTAGAAGCGATAACGTGGAAGATCGGCGCGGTGGTCGGGTTGCGGGTCCTGTCGTGGGAGGTGGTATCGGCGTTGTCTTGTTAGCATTGGTTGTTTCGTTTTTGGGGGGCGATCCCAGTGTTTTATTAGAGCAAGCCAATAACCCACCAGCCAGCCAGCAACCTGCCGGAACTCCTCCCCGCGAGGACAAAACGGCTCAGCTTGTCTCTACTGTTCTTGCAGACACAGAAGACACCTGGAATCGCATTTTTCGTGAACAGTTGGGTGCAGATTACCAGGAACCCAAGTTGGTGTTGTTCTCCAGTGCGATTAAATCTGCCTGTGGCTATGCCCAATCAGCAGCGGGTCCATTTTATTGCCCTCGCGACGAAAAGGTTTACATTGATTTAGACTTTTTTCGTGAACTGAGCACACGTCACAAAGCACCAGGCGATTTTGCTCAAGCCTATGTGATTGCTCATGAAGTGGGGCATCATGTGCAGAAGGAATTGGGAGTGTTAGGGAAAGTTAACCAACTCCAGCAGCAGGTGAGCCAAACGCAGGGGAATCAGTTGCAAGTGCGTGTTGAACTCCAGGCAGATTGTTTAGCAGGTGTTTGGGCACATCACACACGAAATTCCAAGAACATCCAACTGGAACAGGGTGACATTGAAGAGGGGCTGAATGCGGCAAGTCAAATTGGCGACGATACGCTGCAAAAGCAGGCAAGAGGCTATGTGGTGCCGGAATCATTTACGCATGGCAGTTCAGCGCAGCGCGTTCGTTGGTTTCAACGGGGAATTCAAACAGGTGACATCCGGCAGTGTGATACGTTTAATGCTCGAAACCTTTAA
- a CDS encoding putative permease (IMG reference gene:2510097513~PFAM: Sulfite exporter TauE/SafE), whose product MSNVFIQLLIIGLVAGVAGGMFGIGGGAIMVPAMVLLLGMDQKFATGTSIAAQILPIGLFGALEYYRNGNMSVQNALLIAAGLLIGFYFGALFANQPYISSELMKKLYGVFLFAIGARYLFFR is encoded by the coding sequence GTGTCTAACGTATTTATTCAGCTTTTAATCATTGGTTTGGTCGCAGGCGTGGCGGGGGGCATGTTTGGGATTGGAGGTGGCGCAATTATGGTGCCTGCAATGGTGTTGCTGTTGGGGATGGATCAGAAGTTTGCAACTGGTACCTCGATCGCCGCCCAAATTCTGCCAATCGGGTTGTTTGGCGCATTGGAATACTACCGCAACGGCAATATGAGTGTGCAAAATGCACTCTTGATTGCTGCTGGATTATTAATTGGGTTTTACTTTGGGGCGTTGTTTGCCAATCAGCCTTACATCAGCAGTGAACTGATGAAAAAGCTGTATGGCGTGTTTTTATTTGCGATCGGTGCCCGCTACCTATTTTTCCGTTAG
- a CDS encoding peptide deformylase (IMG reference gene:2510097514~PFAM: Polypeptide deformylase~TIGRFAM: peptide deformylase): protein MTHQILELGDPELRLPSQPVADVMSDCVQRLIDRLLVAVKESNGVGIAAPQMGERVRLFIVASRPNPRYPDAPKMEPTPMINPRIVSHSNETAKGWEGCLSVPGLRGLVSRYTAIEVEYIGRDGILHRQTLTDFVARIFQHELDHLDGKVFLDRVKSTHDLMTEQEFHKRIVIQQLTEK, encoded by the coding sequence ATGACTCACCAGATTTTGGAGCTTGGCGATCCGGAGTTGCGTCTACCATCTCAGCCAGTTGCGGATGTAATGAGCGATTGTGTTCAAAGACTCATTGATCGCCTGCTGGTTGCAGTGAAGGAATCCAACGGGGTGGGGATTGCGGCCCCTCAAATGGGGGAACGGGTACGCCTGTTTATTGTGGCATCCCGCCCCAACCCGCGTTATCCTGATGCGCCAAAGATGGAACCGACTCCCATGATTAATCCCCGCATTGTGTCTCATTCCAACGAAACAGCGAAGGGGTGGGAAGGGTGCCTCAGCGTTCCGGGACTGCGGGGGCTGGTATCGCGCTACACGGCGATCGAGGTGGAATACATTGGGCGGGATGGAATCCTGCATCGGCAAACGCTGACAGATTTTGTTGCTCGCATCTTTCAGCATGAACTGGATCATCTGGATGGCAAAGTGTTTCTAGACCGAGTGAAATCTACCCATGACTTAATGACTGAACAAGAGTTCCATAAACGAATCGTCATCCAGCAGCTAACGGAAAAATAG